The following are from one region of the Leptospira neocaledonica genome:
- a CDS encoding PilZ domain-containing protein gives MEKRKQVRVVPFPKQPVQLQLMGNGFLDILVAQDVSEGGIAVRVPHKFDGCDIHSSVEIVVSLPGYKPFKALGKITHLSASKEAQGLFGLQFTQIDVKGKGFLLDYVKKLTSLRRMAG, from the coding sequence GTGGAGAAAAGAAAACAGGTAAGGGTCGTCCCTTTCCCTAAACAACCAGTTCAACTCCAATTGATGGGAAACGGTTTTTTAGATATCCTCGTAGCCCAGGACGTTAGCGAGGGAGGGATCGCAGTTCGTGTACCTCATAAATTTGATGGCTGTGATATTCATTCCAGCGTGGAAATTGTGGTTTCTCTGCCCGGATATAAACCATTTAAAGCATTAGGTAAAATTACACACTTAAGCGCATCCAAGGAAGCACAGGGTCTTTTCGGTCTCCAATTCACGCAAATCGACGTAAAAGGTAAGGGATTTCTTCTCGATTATGTCAAAAAACTGACCTCACTCCGCAGAATGGCAGGTTAA
- a CDS encoding FAD-dependent oxidoreductase gives MEKAFQPINIGSFTLPNRFVMGSMHLGLEGKTGTAERMAAFYGKRFEGGVGLIVTGGISVNEEGRGSKHFFNIQKEEHASELQEMNALLNGNGTMCAQLFHAGRYAFDRNCVGPSALRAPINRYVPRALTEEECWKTAEDFGIAAKLARETGFGAVEIMGSEGYLINQFFSPVTNHRDDHFGGDSKRRMNMAVEVLRAVKKNLPEGFPIIFRMSGIDLIPGNPTFEEVCTLAKTLHQEGVSALNIGIGWHESRIPTISQLVPRGAWANIAGRIKEKTPGIPIIASNRVNDPITAQRIFDNNQADIISMARPFLADPFIVKKIRTGMSDRINTCIACNQSCLDHAFIDKSVSCLVNPQAVNELEYEMDPNVKPQKVVVIGSGPGGLEAARASASFGHEVILLEKADELGGQFLFASNIPGKSEFKETLRYFKNELPALGVDIRLNTNCDLKLLEELNPDAIIFATGVKPREFTLPGIDILPAGNYTDYLNGKFKAGKKVAVIGGGGIGVDVAHKLTEENDPSLESYSKKYNISSFTNAVIQPHKSERDVAIFRRSGKHGAGLGPTTFWALKQELEASGVEFFQGLNYKEITKDGLKVTLKNGEEVLYPCDSLVLCVGQEKESSLYESYKSLHPQKQIFIIGGAKDSKGIDAERAFLEGLNAAYSIGKENKVSAIA, from the coding sequence ATGGAAAAGGCTTTTCAACCCATCAATATAGGAAGTTTTACTCTTCCGAATCGATTCGTAATGGGATCCATGCACCTCGGACTCGAAGGCAAAACTGGAACCGCAGAAAGAATGGCTGCATTCTACGGAAAACGATTTGAAGGAGGAGTCGGCCTCATAGTCACCGGTGGAATCAGTGTGAATGAAGAAGGAAGAGGATCCAAACACTTCTTCAATATACAGAAAGAAGAACACGCATCCGAATTACAGGAGATGAATGCTCTTTTAAATGGAAACGGAACGATGTGTGCTCAACTATTCCACGCAGGACGTTATGCGTTCGATAGAAACTGTGTAGGCCCTTCTGCCCTCCGCGCTCCGATCAATAGATATGTTCCTAGGGCTCTTACAGAAGAAGAATGTTGGAAAACCGCAGAAGATTTCGGGATCGCAGCAAAGCTCGCGAGAGAAACCGGATTTGGAGCTGTGGAAATTATGGGAAGCGAAGGATATCTCATTAACCAGTTCTTCTCCCCTGTAACGAATCATAGGGACGATCATTTTGGAGGAGATTCCAAAAGGCGAATGAACATGGCTGTTGAAGTTTTACGAGCAGTCAAAAAAAATCTTCCGGAAGGTTTTCCGATCATTTTCAGAATGTCCGGAATCGATCTCATCCCAGGAAACCCAACTTTTGAAGAAGTATGTACTCTTGCTAAAACATTACACCAAGAAGGTGTATCCGCTTTGAATATTGGGATCGGTTGGCATGAATCAAGAATCCCTACTATCAGCCAATTAGTTCCAAGAGGAGCCTGGGCAAATATTGCGGGACGAATCAAAGAAAAAACTCCCGGCATTCCTATCATTGCATCTAACCGAGTAAACGATCCGATCACTGCACAAAGAATTTTTGATAATAATCAGGCTGATATAATTTCCATGGCGAGACCGTTTCTCGCAGATCCGTTTATAGTAAAAAAAATACGGACAGGTATGTCAGATCGGATCAACACATGTATCGCATGCAACCAATCCTGTTTGGACCATGCCTTTATAGATAAATCTGTTTCCTGTCTTGTTAATCCCCAAGCCGTCAATGAATTGGAATACGAAATGGATCCCAATGTGAAACCGCAAAAAGTTGTAGTGATTGGATCAGGCCCGGGTGGTCTTGAGGCGGCGAGAGCCAGTGCTTCTTTTGGCCATGAAGTTATACTTCTTGAAAAAGCGGACGAGTTAGGAGGACAATTCCTATTTGCTTCTAATATACCAGGTAAATCTGAATTTAAAGAAACACTCCGTTATTTCAAAAACGAACTTCCGGCACTCGGAGTAGATATCCGTTTAAATACAAATTGCGATCTAAAGCTACTTGAAGAATTGAATCCAGATGCGATTATATTTGCAACAGGTGTTAAACCGAGAGAATTTACTCTGCCCGGTATTGATATTCTTCCGGCAGGAAATTACACGGACTATTTGAACGGTAAATTCAAAGCGGGGAAAAAAGTAGCTGTGATCGGTGGAGGCGGGATAGGCGTTGATGTGGCTCATAAACTGACTGAAGAAAACGATCCTAGTCTCGAATCTTATTCAAAAAAATATAATATCAGTTCGTTTACGAATGCGGTTATCCAACCTCATAAATCGGAAAGAGATGTTGCGATTTTTAGGAGAAGCGGAAAACATGGTGCCGGTCTCGGACCTACTACTTTTTGGGCTCTCAAACAAGAATTAGAAGCTTCCGGAGTAGAATTCTTTCAGGGACTCAACTATAAGGAAATCACGAAAGACGGTCTTAAGGTAACCTTGAAAAACGGAGAGGAAGTTCTTTATCCATGCGATTCCTTGGTCCTGTGTGTAGGACAGGAAAAAGAAAGTTCTCTCTATGAGAGCTATAAATCTTTACACCCACAAAAACAAATATTTATTATCGGTGGGGCAAAGGATTCCAAAGGAATTGATGCAGAGAGGGCATTTTTAGAAGGATTGAATGCCGCTTACAGTATAGGAAAAGAAAATAAAGTCTCTGCGATTGCATAG
- a CDS encoding alpha/beta fold hydrolase yields the protein MSEPLWRTHPLAWKASGAFFEWKKRKLFYRIGGEGEALLLLHGFPTSSWDWKDVWESLTHQYKVLTLDYLGFGFSEKPKDGHYSIYEYADQAEFFLQEQGIKKVHLLAHDLGDTVAQELVARFREKLSGQRIGGPDLESVFFLNGGIFPETHRPRTVQKLLNGPLGFLFSRLVNKTSFQKSFSEVFGPNTKPHQDELDGFWECVNNGGGKAIYHKLIRYMRERKIFRDRWVGAILDSPIPYALADGLEDPVSGRHVVDRLREMRPDAKVYELSGIGHYPQTEAADQVLKVYSNFRSKL from the coding sequence ATGTCGGAACCGCTTTGGAGAACTCACCCTTTGGCCTGGAAGGCATCGGGAGCTTTCTTTGAATGGAAAAAAAGGAAACTATTCTATCGAATAGGTGGAGAAGGAGAAGCACTTCTTCTTTTACACGGCTTTCCCACTTCTTCCTGGGACTGGAAGGATGTATGGGAATCTCTTACTCATCAGTACAAAGTTTTGACCTTAGATTATCTAGGCTTTGGTTTTTCCGAAAAACCGAAAGACGGACATTATTCTATTTATGAATACGCTGACCAAGCGGAGTTCTTCTTGCAAGAACAAGGGATCAAAAAGGTACATCTTCTCGCTCATGACCTAGGAGATACTGTAGCACAAGAATTAGTTGCAAGATTCAGGGAGAAATTATCCGGACAGAGAATTGGTGGACCTGATCTGGAGTCTGTGTTCTTTCTAAACGGCGGGATCTTTCCGGAAACACATAGACCTAGAACAGTACAAAAATTATTAAACGGCCCTCTGGGATTTTTATTCTCACGTTTAGTGAACAAGACCTCCTTCCAAAAAAGTTTTTCAGAAGTATTTGGACCGAATACCAAACCTCACCAAGATGAGTTGGATGGATTTTGGGAATGTGTGAATAACGGAGGTGGGAAGGCGATTTATCATAAATTGATAAGATACATGAGAGAAAGAAAAATTTTCAGAGATAGATGGGTCGGAGCAATTCTGGACAGCCCGATCCCGTACGCATTGGCCGACGGTTTAGAAGACCCCGTCAGCGGTAGACATGTGGTGGACCGATTGAGAGAGATGAGACCGGACGCAAAAGTGTACGAACTCTCCGGTATAGGACATTATCCTCAAACAGAAGCTGCAGACCAGGTTTTAAAAGTGTACTCGAACTTCAGATCGAAACTTTGA
- a CDS encoding GNAT family N-acetyltransferase: MGSGTVQKKQKVERKLEVRIAENQLEIERTLALRYDVFNLELGEGLPQSAATRKDRDEYDLFCDHLIVVDKNRDDMIVGTYRILRRSVAKANLGFYSDNEFDITKIYELEREPAEIGRSCVHPEYRDGSVISLLWGGLAQYMKKNNIGYLFGCGSVHSTDAQSANEVYAFLKDKQALAGEAFDVKPLPGFEMPGFDQNYSPEDIKEVSKRIPALIKGYIRAGSTICGIPALDAVFKTTDFFIIFDIKDIEARYSKHYLE, encoded by the coding sequence ATGGGATCAGGAACAGTCCAAAAAAAGCAAAAAGTAGAACGTAAGCTTGAAGTAAGGATCGCAGAGAACCAACTCGAGATCGAAAGAACTTTAGCTCTTCGTTATGATGTATTCAATCTGGAGTTGGGAGAAGGTTTACCTCAATCCGCAGCTACACGTAAAGACAGAGATGAATACGATTTATTTTGCGACCACCTTATCGTAGTGGATAAGAATAGAGACGACATGATTGTCGGAACCTATCGAATCCTACGCCGTAGCGTTGCTAAGGCGAATCTGGGATTCTACTCCGATAACGAATTCGATATCACTAAAATTTACGAATTAGAAAGGGAACCTGCAGAGATCGGACGCAGCTGTGTTCATCCTGAATACAGAGACGGATCCGTGATTTCTCTTCTTTGGGGCGGACTCGCTCAATATATGAAGAAGAACAATATCGGATACCTTTTCGGTTGCGGTTCAGTTCACAGCACGGATGCTCAATCTGCAAATGAAGTTTATGCATTCTTGAAAGATAAACAAGCTCTCGCTGGAGAAGCTTTCGACGTAAAACCTCTTCCAGGATTCGAGATGCCAGGTTTCGATCAGAACTACAGTCCTGAAGATATCAAAGAAGTTTCTAAAAGAATCCCTGCATTGATTAAAGGTTATATTAGAGCCGGATCAACAATCTGCGGAATTCCAGCATTGGATGCAGTTTTCAAGACTACCGACTTCTTTATCATTTTCGATATCAAAGACATCGAAGCAAGATACAGCAAACATTACCTAGAATAG
- a CDS encoding acyl-CoA dehydrogenase family protein, producing the protein MIANNYFTDDEDLKLFFEHLIDWSSIVKSTEGEEFFDHELYKKTNNPRYEMAPSSVEEAVELYRSSLESLGEFFGKDVSQLSSIMDRKHLRYENGTVIFPDETTSIYEKFRDTGLMPFSISREAGGLGLPGTMSAFYGMIMARADVSFCMTVALLNLAQIVSRYGTEEQIENFAAKAATGETLFAMSLTEPDFGSDLNNVRTTAVKMEDGHYRLNGTKRFISQGCGLGPYPSSLLTLARTGNGGARGLSVFLVKSSDVTIAGIETKMGIHASPTCEVVYENSYGELLGQEGLGLTRYTTGMTNFMRLGSAACGPGAGAGAYYESRKYAEERQQFGKPIAEIPAVAEMLHKIQREVNASRLLTFETARVVDMYQHHQIRLEKGNKEDREIRKDERVKKWGNLASVLTPIAKYYCSEEGHKCAGLAIQIHGGAGYTEDYDVARIFRDSRINTIYEGTSQIHVRIAVGAIVAGMTGDGNFKKYLESINAEIKSPSKFLTEQSKIFEDAITKFRAIEDDQAKERVAENLMIITSRYLCSMLYEKALTKLKQNNQLDRWTKDCTAYLIDSTAIAKSCIYRIENAV; encoded by the coding sequence ATGATAGCTAATAATTATTTTACAGACGACGAAGATTTAAAATTATTTTTTGAACACTTAATTGATTGGTCTTCGATCGTAAAATCAACAGAAGGCGAAGAATTTTTCGACCACGAACTTTATAAAAAAACGAATAACCCAAGATATGAAATGGCTCCCTCAAGCGTCGAAGAAGCGGTAGAACTATATAGATCGAGTCTTGAATCATTGGGTGAATTTTTCGGAAAAGACGTTTCTCAACTTTCTAGTATCATGGATAGGAAACATCTGCGCTACGAAAATGGAACAGTAATCTTTCCGGACGAAACTACATCGATATACGAGAAATTCCGCGACACAGGACTCATGCCTTTTTCTATTTCGAGAGAAGCAGGAGGATTAGGACTACCAGGAACCATGAGTGCATTTTACGGAATGATCATGGCAAGAGCGGATGTTTCTTTTTGTATGACCGTTGCTCTATTGAATTTGGCTCAAATTGTTTCCAGGTACGGGACAGAAGAACAGATAGAAAATTTTGCGGCAAAGGCAGCAACTGGAGAAACTCTTTTTGCAATGTCTCTTACCGAACCGGATTTCGGGTCCGACCTAAATAATGTCAGAACGACTGCTGTAAAAATGGAAGACGGACATTATCGTCTAAACGGAACAAAACGTTTTATATCCCAAGGTTGCGGACTCGGGCCCTATCCTTCCAGTCTATTGACTCTTGCACGAACAGGTAACGGAGGAGCTCGGGGATTATCCGTATTCTTGGTAAAAAGTTCTGATGTAACGATTGCAGGTATTGAAACAAAAATGGGAATCCATGCATCTCCTACCTGCGAAGTAGTATATGAAAACAGTTACGGTGAACTCTTAGGGCAAGAAGGTCTCGGCCTCACCAGATACACTACTGGTATGACAAATTTTATGAGACTCGGGAGTGCGGCATGTGGTCCAGGTGCCGGGGCCGGAGCATATTATGAATCTCGAAAATATGCCGAAGAAAGACAACAGTTCGGAAAACCGATCGCAGAAATTCCTGCAGTTGCCGAAATGCTTCACAAAATCCAAAGAGAAGTGAACGCATCTAGACTTCTTACGTTTGAAACCGCCCGCGTTGTAGATATGTATCAGCATCACCAGATCCGCCTGGAAAAAGGAAATAAAGAAGATAGAGAAATCCGAAAAGACGAAAGAGTAAAAAAATGGGGAAATCTAGCTTCAGTCTTAACCCCTATCGCAAAATACTATTGTTCGGAAGAAGGTCATAAATGTGCGGGCCTAGCCATCCAAATTCATGGTGGAGCCGGTTATACGGAAGACTACGATGTGGCTAGAATATTTAGAGATTCTAGAATCAATACGATCTACGAAGGAACAAGCCAGATCCATGTTCGAATTGCAGTCGGAGCAATCGTGGCGGGAATGACTGGAGATGGAAATTTTAAAAAATATTTGGAATCAATTAACGCGGAAATAAAATCGCCTTCTAAATTCCTCACTGAACAATCCAAAATATTCGAAGATGCAATAACGAAATTCAGAGCAATCGAAGACGATCAAGCTAAAGAAAGGGTCGCAGAAAATTTGATGATCATTACTTCGAGATATCTATGTAGTATGTTGTATGAGAAAGCTTTAACTAAATTGAAACAAAACAACCAACTCGATCGTTGGACAAAGGATTGTACAGCATATCTAATCGATAGCACTGCTATCGCCAAATCATGCATCTATAGAATCGAAAATGCTGTGTAA
- a CDS encoding TetR/AcrR family transcriptional regulator: MPVKNKRRQLQGPGRPFKKDKITVREDLIFAGTELLKTTPLEEISLRKVAALAGVSHAASYHHFESKNALLAAIAERGFQKYFSEYQRELEKTDNDFIGRFQALGWTYIQFILNNQQFARIMFGGVDLKLHPTLSAVSRRTYRQLHEIIRMGQRLGAIKVGQTREKTVASWSMIHGIAMLFLEGRIKPQKNKEEMKKFVLSVIECAYTGMTLPPHAEE, encoded by the coding sequence ATGCCCGTAAAGAATAAACGCCGCCAACTGCAGGGACCGGGAAGGCCGTTTAAAAAAGACAAGATTACTGTCAGAGAGGATCTTATATTCGCGGGTACTGAATTATTAAAAACAACTCCTCTCGAAGAGATTTCTTTGCGAAAAGTTGCAGCGCTTGCAGGTGTAAGTCATGCTGCATCTTATCATCATTTCGAAAGTAAAAACGCTTTGCTTGCCGCTATTGCAGAAAGAGGATTTCAAAAATATTTCTCCGAGTATCAGAGAGAGTTAGAAAAAACGGATAATGATTTTATAGGACGTTTCCAAGCTCTTGGTTGGACCTATATTCAGTTTATTTTGAATAATCAGCAATTTGCCAGGATCATGTTCGGCGGTGTCGATTTAAAATTGCATCCTACATTGTCCGCTGTTTCGAGAAGAACGTATCGACAATTGCATGAGATCATACGTATGGGGCAGAGATTGGGAGCAATCAAAGTAGGCCAAACACGTGAGAAAACTGTGGCCTCCTGGTCTATGATTCACGGAATCGCGATGCTCTTTTTGGAAGGAAGAATAAAGCCTCAAAAGAACAAAGAGGAAATGAAAAAATTTGTCCTCTCTGTGATAGAGTGCGCATATACAGGAATGACACTACCACCTCATGCAGAAGAATAG
- a CDS encoding histone deacetylase has product MGKVAYNNPRFFDFVYDDFLCAAVDSHIAQSGVLFHSLTKESVWELFEITGVLAELKKRGYDSFQLDLSGSDDTYQKLILTYQNEIIVHLRLSIQEYRIRLNDYFFKEKYLVVNWLQTRHPKQEGRDPARLYPGQDVPGLGIFPEMSDLIGFLIISLRLNGAVIRPEYFHDAVLFSRKFHFLEADSKALYQALRTTFPKHSIRAISTLLQHGKIVDAKRGVIEWKPIEMIFFLEKSLNFFVFNRKFEKKVSKILSTYKLSLVEGAEAELGLNT; this is encoded by the coding sequence ATGGGTAAGGTTGCATACAATAATCCTCGTTTTTTCGATTTTGTATACGACGACTTTTTATGCGCGGCGGTGGACTCTCACATCGCTCAATCCGGAGTCTTATTTCATTCTCTTACCAAAGAAAGTGTTTGGGAACTTTTCGAGATCACCGGGGTTCTGGCAGAACTTAAAAAAAGAGGATACGATTCTTTCCAACTGGATCTTTCCGGAAGTGACGACACTTACCAAAAACTCATTCTCACTTATCAGAACGAAATTATAGTTCATCTACGTTTGAGCATCCAAGAATATAGGATCCGTCTCAACGATTACTTCTTCAAAGAAAAATACCTGGTTGTGAATTGGCTCCAGACACGTCATCCGAAACAGGAAGGACGAGACCCCGCTCGTTTGTATCCGGGGCAAGATGTTCCTGGACTTGGGATTTTTCCGGAGATGTCGGACCTGATCGGGTTTCTGATCATCTCTCTCCGATTGAATGGAGCAGTGATACGTCCCGAGTATTTTCATGACGCAGTACTCTTCTCCCGTAAATTCCATTTTTTAGAAGCGGATTCCAAGGCTCTTTACCAGGCTCTGAGAACTACTTTCCCAAAACATTCTATCCGAGCCATCTCCACACTATTGCAACACGGAAAGATCGTAGATGCTAAACGGGGAGTGATCGAATGGAAACCGATAGAGATGATTTTCTTTTTGGAAAAATCTTTAAACTTCTTCGTGTTCAATCGTAAATTCGAGAAGAAGGTTTCCAAGATACTTTCTACCTATAAACTCTCTCTGGTCGAAGGTGCCGAGGCAGAGTTAGGACTAAATACTTAG
- a CDS encoding flavin-containing monooxygenase — translation MRSQNKKEKSISIAIVGTGFGGLCAAIQLKKNGFHNFVIYEKSNSVGGTWRENTYPGAACDVPSHLYSFSFEPNANWPRKYSAQPEILSYLKHCAEKYGVLPHIRFGIEIQSADWDDSSRVWKIKTSQNETLDHDVFISAVGQLNRPALPSIKGLESFKGRIFHSANWDPSYNFSGKKVAAIGTGASAIQFIPQIVNQGAEVTVFQRTAPWVVPKPDRKYWGFEKFLFKYLPGLRLLHRFQIYIWNEIRMIAFQKNNHANQIVKWMSLSHMKKFVKDPELRKILTPDYPAGCKRILLSNDYYEALAKPNTKVLSESIQEANSDGIITKEGLQKFDTIVFGTGFKATEFLSPMKVKGTNNQDLNEVWKNGAEAYLGVTVAGFPNFYILYGPNTNLAHNSIVYMIESQVRYIISALNEMNKKGIKALIPKVRSMQNYNASLNKKFDKFVWDTGCNNWYINSSGKNTNNWPGHTYEYSYKTRKINLSEYEILSA, via the coding sequence ATGCGATCACAAAACAAAAAAGAAAAATCAATCTCTATTGCGATTGTTGGTACGGGTTTCGGCGGCTTATGTGCCGCAATACAACTCAAGAAAAACGGATTTCATAATTTCGTAATTTATGAAAAATCAAATTCTGTAGGAGGAACTTGGAGAGAAAACACTTATCCGGGAGCGGCATGCGATGTTCCTTCTCATCTTTATTCTTTTTCTTTCGAGCCGAATGCAAATTGGCCTAGAAAATATTCCGCCCAGCCTGAAATACTTTCCTACTTAAAACATTGTGCCGAAAAATACGGGGTACTTCCTCATATTCGATTTGGTATCGAGATACAATCAGCCGATTGGGACGATTCTTCCAGAGTCTGGAAGATCAAAACTTCTCAAAATGAAACCTTAGACCATGATGTTTTTATTTCAGCAGTAGGACAATTAAATCGCCCTGCTCTTCCTTCGATCAAAGGTTTAGAGAGTTTTAAAGGTAGAATATTCCATTCTGCGAATTGGGATCCTTCTTATAATTTTTCAGGGAAGAAGGTAGCTGCGATCGGAACAGGTGCGAGTGCCATCCAATTTATTCCTCAGATCGTAAACCAAGGAGCAGAAGTGACAGTCTTTCAAAGAACTGCGCCTTGGGTGGTTCCTAAACCGGACCGCAAATATTGGGGTTTTGAAAAGTTCTTATTTAAGTATCTTCCCGGGCTTAGGCTATTGCATAGATTCCAGATCTATATTTGGAACGAAATCAGAATGATCGCATTCCAAAAGAACAATCATGCAAATCAGATCGTAAAATGGATGAGTCTTTCTCATATGAAAAAGTTCGTCAAGGATCCGGAATTACGCAAAATTTTAACCCCAGATTATCCAGCAGGATGTAAACGTATCCTTCTTTCTAACGATTATTACGAAGCATTAGCAAAACCGAATACAAAAGTTCTTTCTGAATCTATCCAGGAAGCAAATTCGGACGGAATCATAACCAAAGAAGGTCTCCAAAAATTTGATACGATCGTTTTCGGAACTGGATTTAAGGCCACTGAGTTTCTTTCTCCTATGAAAGTAAAAGGAACAAACAACCAGGATCTGAATGAAGTTTGGAAAAATGGTGCAGAGGCTTATTTAGGTGTGACTGTTGCAGGTTTTCCGAACTTCTATATTTTATACGGACCGAACACAAACCTAGCTCACAATTCTATCGTATATATGATAGAATCCCAAGTTCGTTATATCATTTCTGCTTTAAATGAAATGAATAAAAAAGGGATTAAAGCATTGATCCCCAAAGTTCGTAGCATGCAAAATTATAATGCATCTTTAAATAAAAAATTCGATAAATTCGTTTGGGATACCGGGTGTAATAACTGGTATATCAATTCTTCCGGTAAGAACACGAATAATTGGCCTGGCCACACTTACGAATATTCTTATAAGACCAGAAAGATCAATCTATCCGAATATGAGATTCTCTCCGCCTGA
- a CDS encoding ATP-binding protein — protein MTTDLEILICSVFIFLSTNLFWLGSTTGTNLEKKNAAAYFSIFTLVVSSLLFSFSAILGQNGFLVVSSYPILYFFPGLVLLILIPFGWFVVIVWFFGFLRKKGIFLFLFYILSFCQLIAISILLIYNPGKTWNISLFEYWKFVPFSFKSAYLIYIFSCVSLSLLGLFLFKISDNSLSELGRQKAVPFLKLIGFSLLGVVLIVSVLFVGEEFGIIENLILKAEKEPEYFYGFVICIQGLICISILVLGWALTSYEILTGRILPKISLKQEWKNSVYISFALFLSYFVFAKLGYPRAEIFVVFSYSFFLSRFFTIRKNKQVSSKQNKVLKKILSSGSVKLSFGYLCKDVLESTKAALIFQGKIPYISDTNIYYPEDTSQGTFDFSKVDFNSENSNIQYLDKDQFSGFVIRVKIESVLSGNAYLILGQKENGGLFAEEEIEIARITGTWLVHSLFLEETGNILEELQRKKIQEQRLSDQKTRQILHDEILPEIHSLILEISNDKSGSLNLEYANSLTSLHKRISSLLREMSDTGLEISRIGLIPMLQKLQAVEAKDFNLIWEIDPITNFQTENYPPEVQEVLYYAFRESLRNAVKYSGEVRSEILIHIQYENGLSIQIKNEIGKDHTSIGSSGQGLKIHSALLRIFHGSLTLEFLNSKEAMIRIFLPSPQK, from the coding sequence TTGACGACAGATCTTGAAATCTTAATCTGTTCCGTTTTCATTTTTCTTTCCACAAATTTGTTTTGGTTAGGTTCGACCACCGGAACAAATCTAGAAAAGAAAAATGCGGCGGCGTATTTTAGTATTTTTACCTTAGTTGTTTCATCTTTATTATTCTCTTTTTCTGCAATTTTAGGCCAGAATGGATTCTTAGTAGTATCCTCTTATCCTATCTTATATTTTTTTCCAGGACTGGTCTTACTGATACTCATCCCATTTGGATGGTTCGTTGTAATCGTTTGGTTTTTCGGGTTTTTAAGAAAAAAAGGAATTTTTCTTTTCTTATTTTATATTCTCTCCTTTTGCCAACTGATCGCTATCTCAATTTTGCTCATCTATAACCCGGGCAAAACTTGGAATATCAGTTTATTTGAATATTGGAAATTTGTACCTTTTTCATTCAAATCAGCTTATTTAATTTATATTTTCTCCTGTGTTTCTCTTTCATTACTTGGCTTATTTCTATTCAAAATTTCAGACAATAGTCTTTCGGAGTTGGGAAGACAAAAAGCGGTCCCTTTCTTAAAACTAATCGGATTTTCTCTATTAGGAGTGGTTTTGATAGTTTCCGTTTTATTCGTCGGAGAAGAATTTGGGATTATAGAAAATTTGATCTTAAAAGCGGAAAAAGAGCCCGAATACTTTTATGGATTCGTAATTTGTATCCAAGGGTTGATTTGTATTTCTATTTTGGTTTTGGGCTGGGCCTTAACTTCTTATGAAATACTTACGGGAAGAATCCTACCTAAGATCAGTTTAAAACAAGAATGGAAAAATTCCGTTTATATTTCTTTTGCACTTTTTTTATCCTATTTTGTTTTCGCGAAACTTGGATATCCAAGAGCCGAGATATTTGTCGTATTTTCCTATTCCTTTTTTCTCTCTCGTTTTTTTACGATACGAAAGAACAAACAAGTAAGTTCGAAGCAAAATAAAGTGTTAAAAAAGATCTTATCTTCCGGTTCTGTAAAACTTTCTTTCGGATATTTATGCAAAGATGTGTTAGAGTCAACCAAGGCCGCTCTCATTTTCCAAGGAAAAATCCCCTATATTTCCGATACGAATATTTATTATCCTGAAGACACTTCGCAAGGAACATTTGATTTTTCTAAAGTAGATTTCAATTCGGAAAATTCCAATATTCAATACTTAGACAAGGATCAGTTCTCAGGTTTTGTAATCCGAGTAAAAATAGAGAGTGTTCTTTCCGGAAATGCCTATTTAATCTTGGGCCAAAAAGAAAACGGAGGATTATTTGCAGAAGAAGAGATCGAGATCGCAAGAATCACGGGCACCTGGCTCGTACATTCTTTATTTTTAGAAGAAACCGGAAATATTCTAGAAGAACTTCAAAGAAAGAAGATACAAGAACAAAGACTTTCCGACCAAAAAACCAGGCAGATCCTTCACGATGAAATACTTCCGGAGATCCATTCTCTTATTTTAGAAATTTCCAACGACAAATCAGGGAGTCTTAATTTAGAATATGCAAATTCTCTTACGAGTCTTCATAAAAGAATATCTTCCTTATTGAGAGAAATGTCCGATACCGGCTTGGAAATTTCCAGGATCGGATTAATTCCGATGCTACAAAAACTACAGGCTGTAGAGGCAAAAGATTTTAATTTAATTTGGGAAATAGATCCAATTACAAATTTTCAAACGGAAAACTACCCTCCCGAAGTGCAGGAAGTTTTATATTACGCATTCAGAGAATCCTTACGTAATGCAGTAAAATATTCCGGAGAAGTTCGATCTGAGATCCTGATTCATATTCAATATGAAAACGGATTATCTATCCAGATCAAAAATGAAATAGGAAAAGACCATACATCGATAGGTTCTTCCGGCCAAGGACTAAAAATACATAGTGCACTTTTGAGAATTTTCCACGGTTCTTTGACATTGGAGTTTCTCAATTCTAAGGAGGCGATGATCCGTATCTTTCTTCCTTCTCCTCAAAAATAA